Proteins encoded by one window of Clostridium bornimense:
- the carA gene encoding glutamine-hydrolyzing carbamoyl-phosphate synthase small subunit — MNGILYLEDGRKYEGTAFGAVGTFVGEIVFNTSMTGYQEILTDPSYAGQIITMTYPLIGNYGVSSLFQESRGIFAKGFVVKSLCMEPSNWTNEKDLDQYLKEQGVIGLSGIDTRSITREIRDKGAMKALITSENLTDEELKDILENTEVDTKVVKAVSRKEIEYIYGPGKTVAVLDYGIKNNILENLKARGCNLKVYPYNTTAEEILKDNPDGIFLSNGPGDPEEVPEAIETVRELIGKKPIFGICLGHQIIALAIGAKTYKLKYGHRGGNHGVYDIDRDRAYITSQNHGYAVQDESLEGKGMVITHRNLNDNTVEGMRHETLPLFSVQFHPEGAPGPEDSEYLFDKFIALMNE; from the coding sequence ATGAATGGAATATTATATTTAGAAGACGGAAGAAAATATGAAGGAACTGCATTTGGAGCAGTAGGTACTTTCGTAGGAGAAATAGTCTTTAACACATCCATGACTGGATATCAGGAAATTCTTACAGACCCTTCATATGCGGGACAAATAATAACAATGACCTATCCATTGATAGGAAACTACGGGGTTTCATCATTATTTCAAGAAAGTAGAGGAATCTTTGCAAAAGGATTCGTAGTAAAAAGTCTTTGCATGGAACCATCAAATTGGACTAATGAAAAAGATTTAGACCAATATTTAAAAGAGCAAGGAGTAATAGGGCTTTCTGGAATTGATACAAGAAGTATAACAAGAGAAATAAGAGATAAGGGTGCGATGAAAGCACTTATTACTTCAGAAAATTTAACTGATGAAGAGCTTAAAGATATATTAGAGAATACAGAAGTAGATACTAAAGTTGTAAAAGCAGTATCTAGAAAAGAAATTGAATATATTTATGGACCAGGAAAAACTGTTGCAGTTTTAGATTATGGTATAAAAAATAATATATTAGAAAACCTTAAAGCAAGAGGTTGTAACTTAAAAGTATATCCTTATAATACAACGGCAGAAGAAATATTAAAAGATAATCCAGACGGAATATTCTTATCAAATGGACCAGGGGACCCAGAGGAAGTTCCAGAAGCTATAGAGACAGTTAGAGAGCTTATTGGGAAAAAACCTATCTTTGGTATATGTTTAGGACATCAAATAATAGCATTAGCTATAGGAGCAAAGACATATAAGTTAAAGTATGGTCATAGGGGTGGTAACCATGGTGTATATGACATAGATAGAGATAGAGCTTATATAACTTCACAAAATCATGGTTATGCAGTACAGGATGAATCTCTTGAAGGTAAGGGTATGGTAATTACTCACAGAAATCTAAATGATAATACTGTAGAAGGAATGAGACACGAGACACTTCCATTATTCTCAGTACAATTCCATCCAGAAGGTGCTCCAGGACCAGAAGACTCAGAGTATCTTTTCGATAAATTTATAGCACTTATGAATGAATAG
- the pyrF gene encoding orotidine-5'-phosphate decarboxylase, with amino-acid sequence MIIDKLYKRVEKLGHVCLGLDTDLSYIPEEIIKESSSNREAIVKFNKGIIDATLDVVSTYKVQIAYYEALGIEGLLAYKETLEYLREKDAIIIADIKRGDIAKTAEMYAKAHFTGDFEADFITLNPYMGMDTIEPFMEYLEKYDKGIFTLVRTSNPGAKDVEYIETVKGEKVYEEVGEMVQELGKKVTGTCGYSSIGAVMGCTHVDEAVKMREALGNTFFLIPGYGAQGGTAKEVALYLKNGNGGVVNSSRGILLAYKKDKYKGMSYAEAARAESISMRDDILGWCK; translated from the coding sequence ATGATAATTGATAAATTATATAAGAGAGTTGAAAAGCTAGGACATGTATGTTTAGGGTTAGATACAGATTTAAGCTATATACCAGAAGAAATTATAAAAGAATCTTCAAGTAATAGGGAAGCCATTGTTAAGTTTAATAAAGGAATAATTGATGCGACATTAGATGTAGTGTCAACATATAAGGTTCAAATAGCTTATTATGAAGCATTAGGAATAGAAGGCCTGTTAGCTTATAAGGAGACTTTAGAATACTTAAGAGAAAAAGATGCAATAATCATAGCGGACATAAAAAGAGGAGATATAGCTAAAACTGCAGAAATGTATGCTAAAGCACACTTCACAGGGGATTTTGAAGCGGATTTTATCACATTAAATCCATATATGGGAATGGATACAATAGAACCATTTATGGAATATCTAGAAAAGTATGATAAAGGTATATTTACATTAGTGAGAACATCAAACCCAGGGGCTAAAGATGTTGAGTATATAGAAACAGTAAAAGGCGAAAAGGTATATGAAGAAGTGGGAGAAATGGTTCAAGAGTTAGGTAAGAAGGTAACAGGAACTTGTGGATATTCTTCAATAGGAGCAGTTATGGGATGTACTCATGTTGATGAAGCTGTAAAAATGAGAGAAGCATTAGGAAACACCTTCTTTTTAATACCAGGATATGGAGCGCAAGGTGGAACTGCTAAAGAAGTTGCATTATACTTAAAGAATGGAAATGGTGGTGTAGTAAATTCATCAAGAGGAATTTTACTAGCATATAAAAAAGATAAATATAAAGGAATGTCATATGCAGAAGCTGCAAGAGCAGAATCAATTTCAATGAGAGATGATATTCTAGGGTGGTGTAAATAA
- the carB gene encoding carbamoyl-phosphate synthase (glutamine-hydrolyzing) large subunit — protein sequence MPRNQELKKVLILGSGPIIIGQAAEFDYSGTQACKAIKEEGIETILVNSNPATIMTDSNTADKVYIEPLKEDVIEEIIKKEKPDGILAGFGGQTALNLAMNLRDDGILDKYGVKLLGTNADAIKKAEDREAFKDLMLEINEPIPASIIATHLKECEEFVENTGFPVIIRPAYTLGGTGGGIANNSAELKEICTRGLKMSPIGQILLEQSVAGWKEVEYEVIRDGKDNCIIVCNMENFDPVGVHTGDSIVVAPSQTLTDKEYHMLRSAATKIIRNLKIEGGCNIQYALNPESQEYVVIEVNPRVSRSSALASKAAGYPIAKIAAKIAIGYSLDELRNYVTKNSSACFEPALDYVVVKIPKWPFDKFVTAERKLGTQMKATGEVMSIDRSFEAALLKGITSLEGGLTAIRLEKFIYMRKDELIEKIKMQDDERIFAIAQAMRQGATVDEIHEVTKIDKWFLNGLKKIIKMEMSLKNNNLVKKPIREAKEMGFTNKEIAALTEKSEKEIERILEEDNVKPVYKIVDTCAGEFEAATPYYYSCYDSEDENKISDNKKIIVIGSGPIRIGQGIEFDYCCVHGVWGIREAGYKSIIINNNPETVSTDFDTSDKLYFESLYIDSVLDIINKEKPYGVVVQFGGQTAINLAEKLDAKGINILGTGFNAIDLAEDREKFDEFLAGIGIESPKGYAATSVGEAYDAVDKLGYPVVVRPSYVIGGRAMQVVYDRPTLQRYMSEAVTLSTEHPVLIDKYIQGIEIEVDALCDGDNILIPGIMQHVERTGIHSGDSITVYPEYSLPENIVEDLINYTEKIAKGLDIKGLVNIQYVYDGEKVLVIEVNPRASRTVPILSKVTNIPMVKIAVQIMLGKKLANMEYGVGLNREAKLHAVKVPVFSNEKLVNVDTYLGPEMKSTGEVLGVDEELDVALYKGFVASNVNICTEGNLFVSLRDVDKEEGIDLVKKYMELGFKVYSNDETLNHLRNKGIEATEMSLDKIIDTMPEGKINIIINTPTKGNNVGTKGFKIRRRAAEYKIPLFTCIDTAESYLKAIKVKKVGKKVEYRAMNEYFAK from the coding sequence ATGCCAAGAAATCAAGAACTAAAAAAGGTTTTAATTTTAGGATCAGGACCAATAATTATAGGGCAAGCGGCTGAGTTTGATTACTCAGGTACTCAAGCTTGTAAAGCAATAAAAGAAGAGGGAATTGAAACAATTTTAGTAAATTCAAATCCCGCTACAATAATGACAGATTCAAACACTGCAGATAAAGTTTATATAGAGCCATTAAAAGAAGATGTAATAGAAGAGATTATAAAGAAGGAAAAACCTGATGGCATATTAGCAGGTTTTGGAGGCCAAACAGCATTAAACCTAGCTATGAATTTAAGAGATGATGGAATCCTAGATAAGTATGGTGTTAAACTTTTAGGTACAAATGCAGATGCCATAAAGAAAGCAGAAGATAGAGAAGCTTTCAAGGATCTAATGCTTGAAATTAATGAGCCGATTCCAGCAAGTATAATAGCTACTCACCTAAAAGAGTGTGAAGAATTTGTTGAAAATACAGGATTTCCAGTTATTATAAGACCGGCTTATACACTAGGAGGAACTGGTGGAGGTATAGCTAACAATAGTGCTGAACTTAAGGAAATATGTACTAGAGGACTAAAAATGAGTCCTATAGGGCAAATACTTTTAGAACAATCTGTAGCAGGTTGGAAAGAAGTTGAGTATGAAGTTATAAGAGATGGTAAGGATAACTGTATAATAGTATGTAACATGGAAAATTTTGATCCAGTAGGAGTTCATACAGGAGATTCTATAGTTGTAGCACCTTCTCAAACATTAACAGATAAAGAATATCATATGCTTAGAAGTGCCGCTACTAAGATTATAAGAAATTTAAAAATCGAAGGTGGATGTAATATTCAATATGCATTAAATCCTGAAAGTCAAGAATATGTTGTAATTGAAGTTAATCCAAGAGTTTCACGTTCATCTGCTCTTGCATCTAAAGCAGCGGGATATCCAATAGCAAAAATAGCTGCTAAGATAGCAATAGGGTATTCATTAGATGAGCTTAGAAACTATGTAACTAAAAATTCATCAGCTTGTTTTGAGCCAGCTCTTGATTATGTGGTAGTGAAAATACCAAAATGGCCTTTTGACAAGTTTGTTACAGCGGAAAGAAAGCTTGGAACACAAATGAAAGCTACAGGAGAAGTAATGAGTATTGATAGAAGCTTTGAAGCTGCACTATTAAAGGGAATTACATCTCTTGAAGGTGGTCTTACAGCGATAAGACTTGAAAAGTTTATTTATATGAGAAAAGATGAACTTATAGAAAAAATAAAAATGCAAGATGACGAAAGAATTTTTGCTATAGCTCAGGCGATGAGACAAGGAGCTACTGTAGACGAAATTCATGAAGTTACAAAGATAGATAAGTGGTTCTTAAATGGTCTTAAAAAGATAATTAAGATGGAAATGTCACTAAAAAATAATAACTTAGTAAAGAAACCTATAAGAGAAGCAAAAGAAATGGGCTTTACAAATAAAGAAATTGCTGCATTAACAGAGAAATCAGAAAAAGAAATTGAAAGAATTTTAGAAGAAGATAATGTTAAACCTGTATATAAGATAGTTGATACTTGTGCAGGAGAATTTGAAGCAGCTACACCTTACTATTATTCTTGCTATGATTCAGAAGATGAAAATAAAATTTCTGATAATAAAAAGATTATTGTTATTGGATCAGGACCAATAAGAATAGGTCAAGGAATTGAATTCGATTATTGTTGTGTTCATGGTGTTTGGGGAATAAGAGAGGCTGGATATAAATCCATAATTATCAATAACAACCCAGAGACAGTAAGTACAGATTTTGATACTTCAGATAAATTATATTTTGAATCTCTATATATAGATAGTGTTCTAGATATAATCAATAAAGAAAAACCATATGGAGTTGTAGTACAATTTGGTGGTCAAACAGCAATAAATCTTGCAGAAAAATTAGATGCTAAAGGTATAAATATATTGGGAACAGGATTTAATGCTATCGATCTTGCTGAAGATAGAGAAAAATTTGATGAATTTTTAGCTGGTATAGGAATAGAATCACCAAAGGGATATGCGGCAACATCTGTAGGAGAAGCTTACGATGCTGTTGATAAATTAGGATATCCGGTAGTAGTAAGACCATCATATGTTATCGGTGGTAGAGCAATGCAAGTTGTTTATGATAGACCTACACTTCAAAGATATATGAGTGAAGCTGTAACATTATCAACAGAACATCCAGTATTGATAGATAAGTATATTCAAGGAATAGAAATAGAAGTTGATGCACTTTGTGATGGAGATAATATATTAATTCCTGGAATAATGCAACATGTTGAAAGAACAGGTATACACTCAGGAGATTCAATAACTGTTTATCCAGAATATAGTCTTCCAGAAAATATTGTTGAAGATTTAATTAACTATACAGAGAAGATAGCAAAAGGATTAGATATTAAAGGGTTAGTAAATATTCAATATGTATATGATGGGGAAAAAGTTTTAGTTATTGAAGTTAATCCAAGAGCATCAAGAACGGTACCAATATTATCAAAGGTTACTAATATTCCAATGGTTAAAATAGCTGTTCAAATAATGCTTGGTAAGAAGCTTGCTAATATGGAATATGGTGTAGGATTAAATAGAGAAGCTAAATTACATGCTGTGAAAGTTCCAGTATTCTCTAATGAAAAATTAGTTAACGTTGATACTTATTTAGGACCTGAAATGAAATCTACTGGAGAGGTTTTAGGTGTTGATGAAGAATTAGACGTAGCTCTATATAAAGGTTTCGTTGCAAGTAATGTAAATATATGCACAGAAGGAAATTTATTTGTTTCTTTAAGAGACGTAGATAAAGAAGAAGGCATAGATCTTGTAAAAAAATATATGGAATTAGGATTTAAAGTTTATTCTAACGATGAAACATTAAATCATCTAAGAAATAAAGGTATTGAAGCAACTGAAATGTCATTAGATAAAATTATTGATACAATGCCTGAAGGAAAGATAAATATAATAATAAATACTCCAACTAAAGGGAATAATGTTGGAACAAAAGGATTTAAGATAAGAAGAAGAGCAGCAGAATATAAGATACCTCTATTCACTTGTATTGATACCGCTGAAAGCTATTTAAAAGCTATAAAGGTTAAGAAAGTAGGAAAAAAAGTAGAATATAGGGCGATGAATGAGTATTTTGCTAAATAA
- a CDS encoding dihydroorotate dehydrogenase electron transfer subunit produces the protein MDTGYYEILENSKVAEGIFKMVVKGDFNCKAGQFYMLKKDNSSVLLPRAISINDVTEEGITFLYHVAGKGTEEFSYMRPKERIQLTGPLGNGFNLEELKGKKVGIVTGGIGIAPMLYVSKKIEGASKVDFFAGFRDEVYYIDEIKKYVNEVKVSTESGSQGHKGFVTEIFNPEDYDVILCCGPEVMMRAVMAICKEKNTKIYVSLENKMACGVGGCLVCTCKTKEGNKRTCKDGPVFLGEELV, from the coding sequence ATGGATACGGGTTATTATGAAATATTAGAAAATAGTAAAGTAGCTGAAGGAATATTTAAGATGGTGGTTAAGGGGGACTTTAACTGCAAAGCAGGACAATTTTATATGTTAAAGAAAGATAACTCTTCAGTGTTATTACCGAGAGCTATATCAATTAATGATGTTACAGAAGAAGGTATAACATTTCTTTATCATGTAGCAGGAAAAGGAACAGAAGAGTTTTCTTACATGAGACCAAAAGAAAGAATACAACTAACAGGACCTCTTGGAAATGGATTTAACTTAGAAGAGTTAAAAGGTAAAAAAGTAGGAATTGTTACAGGTGGTATAGGTATAGCACCTATGTTATATGTATCAAAAAAAATAGAAGGTGCATCTAAAGTAGATTTCTTTGCTGGATTTAGAGATGAAGTTTATTATATAGATGAAATTAAAAAGTATGTTAATGAAGTTAAAGTATCTACAGAATCAGGATCACAAGGACATAAAGGTTTTGTAACAGAGATATTTAATCCAGAAGACTATGATGTTATCCTTTGCTGTGGACCAGAAGTAATGATGAGAGCTGTAATGGCTATTTGTAAAGAGAAGAATACAAAAATATACGTGTCATTAGAGAACAAGATGGCTTGTGGCGTTGGTGGATGCTTAGTATGTACTTGCAAGACTAAAGAAGGAAATAAGAGAACTTGTAAAGATGGTCCAGTATTCCTTGGGGAGGAGCTAGTGTAG
- a CDS encoding dihydroorotase → MDLLIKNVKIVDYSGEFHGDVYIKEGKISDVGLGLEKSCDVIDGEGKTLMPAFVDLHCHFRDPGLTHKEDIETGSRAAVKGGYTTVNLMGNTKPTASSMDVYDYVVNKGKEVGFCDLNQCITVTENLDGKTLSHLDNVDSKVKFLTDDGRGVQNNKVMYEAMVKAKEMGVGIMSHAEDDEILPISHTLAENLMTIRDIELAKYTGAHLHLSHVSTKEALDYIMNAKDEGYENITCEVTPHHIALNDEIKYRVNPPLRSEEDRMMVIEAIKMGYVDGIGTDHAPHTAEDKANGAPGISCIEVAFSMCYSALVKEGHITLSELSNLMSKRPAELMKINKGAIKPGIEGDLVLVDEDTEIIIDSSKFESKGKNTPLNGSKYFGEVLMTVKGGKIVYKK, encoded by the coding sequence ATGGATTTATTAATTAAGAATGTAAAGATAGTGGATTATAGTGGAGAATTCCATGGGGATGTTTATATAAAAGAAGGAAAAATAAGTGATGTAGGTTTAGGTTTAGAGAAGTCTTGTGATGTTATAGATGGGGAAGGAAAGACGTTGATGCCTGCTTTTGTAGATTTACATTGTCATTTTAGGGATCCTGGTCTTACTCATAAGGAAGATATTGAAACAGGTAGTAGAGCTGCGGTTAAGGGGGGATATACTACTGTAAATTTAATGGGTAATACTAAGCCGACTGCTTCTAGTATGGATGTTTATGATTATGTAGTTAATAAGGGAAAAGAAGTTGGTTTTTGTGATTTAAATCAATGTATAACAGTTACAGAAAATTTAGATGGAAAGACATTAAGCCACTTAGATAATGTAGATTCAAAGGTTAAATTCTTAACTGATGATGGTAGAGGGGTTCAAAATAATAAAGTAATGTATGAAGCTATGGTAAAGGCAAAGGAAATGGGAGTTGGAATTATGTCTCATGCTGAGGATGATGAGATATTACCAATAAGTCATACTTTAGCAGAAAATCTTATGACTATAAGAGATATAGAACTTGCTAAATATACTGGAGCACATTTGCATTTAAGTCATGTATCTACAAAGGAAGCATTAGATTATATAATGAATGCAAAAGATGAGGGGTATGAAAATATTACTTGTGAAGTTACACCTCATCATATAGCTTTAAATGATGAAATAAAATATAGAGTAAATCCTCCACTTAGAAGTGAGGAAGATAGAATGATGGTCATTGAAGCTATTAAAATGGGATATGTAGATGGAATAGGAACAGACCATGCACCTCATACAGCAGAAGATAAGGCTAATGGTGCACCAGGGATTTCATGTATAGAAGTAGCTTTTTCAATGTGTTATAGCGCTTTAGTAAAAGAAGGGCACATAACTCTTAGTGAGCTTTCAAATCTTATGTCAAAGAGACCTGCAGAGCTTATGAAAATCAATAAAGGAGCTATAAAACCAGGCATTGAAGGAGATTTAGTTCTTGTTGATGAGGATACAGAAATTATTATAGATAGTTCAAAATTTGAATCAAAAGGTAAAAATACGCCTCTTAATGGAAGCAAATATTTTGGTGAAGTATTAATGACAGTAAAAGGCGGAAAGATAGTATATAAAAAATAG
- a CDS encoding dihydroorotate dehydrogenase, translating to MMNVNINGVEFKNPIIAASGTFGFGEEFSNFYDVGKLGGISSKGLTINPKEGNDGLRMWETPSGMMNSVGLQNPGVEAFIEKELPHMKSYGNVVIANLGGGTIDDYLRGTELLTKTDVDMIELNISCPNVKHGGMAFGTKCEVAYEVVKAVKEVCTKPLMVKLSPNAENIQDMAIKCVEAGADSLSLVNTFKAMAIDIYKRKPVFNNVTAGLSGPAIKPIALRMVHEVCQVVDVPVVGLGGISNWMDVIEFIMAGATAVQIGTANFLKPDIGLDIIEGVEKYMKNQGIKDLNEIRGIIK from the coding sequence ATGATGAATGTTAACATAAATGGAGTAGAATTTAAAAATCCTATAATAGCTGCATCAGGTACTTTTGGATTTGGAGAAGAATTTAGTAATTTCTATGATGTAGGAAAATTAGGTGGGATTTCTTCAAAAGGTTTAACTATAAATCCTAAAGAAGGAAATGACGGATTAAGAATGTGGGAAACACCAAGTGGTATGATGAATTCAGTAGGACTTCAAAACCCAGGGGTAGAAGCTTTTATAGAAAAAGAATTACCACATATGAAAAGTTACGGTAATGTAGTTATCGCTAATCTTGGTGGTGGAACTATTGATGATTATTTAAGAGGAACAGAGTTATTAACGAAAACAGATGTTGATATGATAGAATTAAATATATCATGTCCAAACGTAAAGCATGGAGGCATGGCATTTGGTACTAAATGCGAGGTAGCTTATGAAGTAGTTAAAGCTGTTAAAGAGGTATGCACAAAGCCATTAATGGTTAAGCTATCACCAAATGCTGAAAATATTCAAGATATGGCTATAAAGTGTGTAGAAGCAGGAGCTGACTCATTATCCTTAGTAAATACATTTAAAGCAATGGCTATAGATATATATAAAAGAAAGCCAGTATTCAATAATGTAACAGCAGGACTTTCAGGCCCAGCAATAAAGCCTATAGCACTTAGAATGGTTCATGAAGTATGCCAAGTTGTTGATGTACCAGTGGTAGGACTTGGTGGAATAAGTAATTGGATGGATGTTATAGAATTTATAATGGCAGGAGCTACTGCTGTTCAAATAGGTACAGCTAATTTCCTTAAGCCTGATATTGGTTTAGATATAATTGAAGGTGTAGAAAAATACATGAAAAATCAAGGAATTAAGGATTTAAATGAAATTAGAGGAATAATTAAATAA